A region from the Bacteroidota bacterium genome encodes:
- a CDS encoding helix-turn-helix domain-containing protein — MAVIGSRLRELRQSRGIPLESIYERTRIPLETLRLLEDNQFSALPKVYVQSFLKSYCRELGIREPALTTLVQHYDRDDVVNSYFNPQTVTDVRETHPETQPVPVPDDRETPFRSDLPTEGETIQAGSAEKWFHKYKWVIAASFAALVGLFFIIDVFLGDDLKPEPPVAALDFNQVVRAVEQTPVTADSVVPRPVSAIRTSQKPADTLAKPVNRPLPAVRPISMDSLVSVPLRIVSGQDSTWIALTVDGQKAVAWTMPPNQTLTRTGRQFSLTLGRVQHTKVFLNGAQLTLPVTEGSMMNWVINGPVKKAQ, encoded by the coding sequence ATGGCCGTTATCGGATCCCGGCTGAGGGAACTCAGGCAGTCCCGTGGTATTCCATTGGAATCAATTTACGAACGAACGCGGATTCCGCTCGAAACCCTTCGTTTGCTTGAGGATAATCAGTTTTCTGCACTTCCCAAGGTTTACGTTCAATCCTTCCTGAAATCGTATTGCCGCGAGTTGGGAATCAGAGAACCTGCACTGACCACTCTTGTGCAGCATTACGACCGCGATGATGTGGTGAACAGCTACTTCAATCCGCAAACCGTCACGGACGTGCGGGAAACACACCCGGAAACTCAACCGGTACCTGTCCCTGATGACAGAGAGACCCCATTCCGTTCAGACCTTCCCACAGAAGGAGAAACCATTCAGGCTGGTTCTGCAGAAAAATGGTTTCATAAATACAAATGGGTGATTGCTGCATCCTTTGCAGCATTGGTGGGGTTGTTTTTTATTATTGATGTATTTCTGGGCGATGATCTTAAACCTGAACCACCGGTGGCCGCTCTTGATTTTAACCAGGTCGTCCGCGCGGTGGAACAAACTCCGGTTACAGCCGATTCAGTTGTTCCGAGACCGGTTTCTGCCATCCGGACCAGCCAGAAGCCGGCCGATACATTGGCCAAGCCAGTCAACCGTCCCCTCCCGGCAGTCCGGCCAATCAGTATGGATAGTCTGGTTTCCGTTCCTTTGCGCATTGTCTCTGGTCAGGATTCGACCTGGATTGCCCTGACGGTGGATGGACAAAAGGCAGTGGCCTGGACCATGCCTCCGAATCAGACGCTTACCAGAACAGGCCGGCAGTTTTCATTGACGCTTGGTCGCGTTCAGCATACCAAAGTGTTTCTGAATGGGGCACAGCTGACCTTACCGGTGACTGAAGGCTCCATGATGAACTGGGTTATCAACGGACCGGTGAAAAAGGCACAATAG
- a CDS encoding class I SAM-dependent rRNA methyltransferase, translating to MNTQPEKLYLKSGEERRLKTGHPWIFSNELKQVPVHLPAGSLVEVFSAGGDSFGLGFFNPHSLISVRLLWAQSLPDPRAFLTERISDALALRNRLFPDEEAIRVVFGESDFLPGLVVDKYGDYLSVQFLSAGMELWKEDVVHVLKTVLPGTKGIVEKNRSASRLLEGLDQREGVLDGEVPEVVTISESGIRYDLSLTDGQKTGYFLDQKLNRLAIHSVSAGSRVLDCFCNQGGFALHASQAGAAVVTGVDLSEEAIRRATQNARVNNLNAAFVQADVFRYLQEAGTRKEQWDVIILDPPGFAKSKKHVPAAKKGYLEINRQALRLIPQGGFLVTSSCSQHIFEETFLDIIHDASRQTGRHLRQIFRGQQAPDHPILESMSETRYLKFFIFQVF from the coding sequence ATGAACACCCAGCCGGAAAAATTGTATCTGAAGTCCGGTGAGGAGCGCCGATTAAAAACCGGCCACCCATGGATCTTTTCCAACGAATTAAAGCAGGTTCCGGTTCATCTCCCGGCAGGAAGTCTGGTCGAGGTGTTTTCCGCTGGCGGCGACTCTTTCGGACTCGGTTTTTTTAACCCGCACAGTCTCATTTCTGTCCGGTTACTGTGGGCACAAAGCCTGCCTGACCCCCGGGCTTTTCTTACCGAGCGGATTTCGGATGCACTGGCTCTTCGAAACCGGTTGTTTCCCGATGAAGAAGCCATCAGAGTGGTCTTCGGAGAATCGGATTTTCTCCCGGGTCTGGTGGTGGATAAGTACGGTGACTATCTGTCTGTACAGTTTTTATCGGCTGGAATGGAACTGTGGAAGGAAGACGTGGTGCATGTATTGAAAACCGTGCTTCCCGGGACAAAAGGAATTGTTGAAAAGAACCGCTCTGCCAGCCGGTTGCTTGAAGGATTGGATCAGCGGGAAGGGGTGCTGGATGGAGAAGTGCCAGAGGTTGTAACCATCAGTGAATCGGGAATCCGGTATGATTTGTCGCTGACGGACGGACAAAAAACCGGCTATTTTCTTGACCAGAAACTCAATCGCCTGGCCATTCATTCCGTTTCGGCCGGTTCCAGGGTTCTGGATTGTTTCTGCAATCAGGGCGGATTTGCGCTTCACGCTTCGCAGGCCGGGGCAGCAGTTGTAACAGGCGTCGATTTATCTGAAGAGGCCATCCGGCGTGCCACCCAAAATGCACGGGTGAATAATCTGAATGCCGCCTTTGTTCAGGCAGATGTTTTCAGGTATCTGCAGGAAGCCGGTACCCGGAAGGAACAATGGGATGTAATCATTCTGGATCCGCCCGGTTTTGCGAAATCAAAAAAACATGTTCCGGCTGCCAAGAAAGGTTATCTGGAAATAAACCGTCAGGCGCTCAGACTGATCCCGCAGGGTGGATTTCTGGTTACTTCTAGCTGTTCACAACACATTTTCGAGGAAACCTTCCTCGATATCATTCATGATGCATCCAGACAGACCGGTCGCCATCTGAGGCAGATTTTCCGTGGACAGCAGGCTCCGGATCATCCCATTCTGGAATCAATGAGTGAAACCCGTTATCTTAAGTTCTTCATTTTTCAGGTTTTTTAA
- the lspA gene encoding signal peptidase II: MHLIWLILAIALLDQIIKQVVRIQMVLFQEIPVFGDVIRLKYIENPGMAFGIDPGNKLIFTLLTIAIVIGLIYYFFQIRQESLYQRIPVALILGGAIGNLIDRVFYGVWFQLDGWFHGRVVDYIDVDIPDIDFLGIYMSRWPIFNVADMAVSIGVILMIVFMNKGLKSEEPDGTNPDSNRTADPVS, translated from the coding sequence TTGCACCTGATCTGGCTGATTCTCGCCATTGCCCTACTCGATCAGATCATCAAACAGGTGGTCAGGATCCAGATGGTTCTGTTCCAGGAAATTCCTGTATTCGGGGATGTTATCCGACTGAAATACATCGAAAATCCTGGAATGGCCTTTGGTATTGATCCTGGTAACAAGCTCATCTTTACGCTCCTGACCATTGCCATTGTAATAGGTCTGATTTATTACTTCTTCCAGATCCGTCAGGAATCGCTCTATCAGCGGATTCCGGTGGCGCTGATTCTGGGCGGGGCCATTGGTAACCTGATTGACCGGGTTTTTTACGGGGTCTGGTTTCAACTGGATGGTTGGTTTCATGGACGGGTGGTCGATTACATCGATGTGGATATCCCCGATATTGATTTCCTTGGCATCTACATGTCACGCTGGCCCATTTTCAATGTGGCAGATATGGCCGTTTCCATCGGAGTCATCCTCATGATCGTTTTTATGAACAAAGGCTTGAAATCCGAGGAGCCGGATGGAACCAATCCGGATTCAAACCGGACTGCCGATCCTGTCTCCTGA
- a CDS encoding TraR/DksA C4-type zinc finger protein encodes MSTITFKPDLKGYWTLEDYQHFYNVINKKRDEILEDLNLLREQLAESSQDGTYENKTYSLHMADQGTDAMEREKTFLFASREGKILDYLERAVQRLQEGTYGYCKVCGKPMEKGRLEAVPHSQICVPCKSKQG; translated from the coding sequence ATGTCGACCATTACATTCAAACCCGACCTGAAAGGCTACTGGACGCTGGAAGATTATCAACACTTCTACAACGTCATCAATAAAAAACGCGACGAAATTCTGGAAGACCTCAATCTCCTGCGCGAACAACTGGCCGAATCGTCACAGGATGGAACTTACGAGAATAAAACCTACTCGCTTCACATGGCTGACCAGGGTACCGATGCCATGGAACGGGAAAAGACATTTCTTTTTGCCTCACGTGAAGGAAAAATTCTCGACTACCTCGAGCGGGCTGTTCAGCGTTTGCAGGAAGGTACTTATGGTTACTGCAAAGTCTGTGGCAAACCCATGGAAAAAGGTCGTTTAGAGGCCGTCCCTCACTCGCAGATCTGCGTTCCCTGTAAATCTAAGCAAGGGTAA
- a CDS encoding isoleucine--tRNA ligase, which translates to MMKFREISDGLSLTDIEKEILSFWNDDQTFRKSLRTGENRPHFTFYEGPPTANGRPGIHHVMARTVKDLFCRYKTQKGFKVGRKAGWDTHGLPVEIEVEKELGLQGRAQVEKYGIADYNARCKSSVLKYKDQWNQLTDMMGYWVDLNDPYITYENSYIESCWWALKTLFDKGMLYKGYKIQWYSPGSATVLSSHEVSLGYKEVQDPSVYISFVTDEDASTSFLAWTTTPWTLISNMALAVHPKLDYVKIRLKEDGRQYWLAAARLSVIKEDYEVIETVKGTDLVGKTYQPLFDYALKEVGKERAWRVIAADFVTTEDGTGIVHQAPAYGADDYDVTQKNGIPLYNPINRDGCFEEKIDLVKGLWFKDADKVIARNLKERGHLYRHETYLHNYPMDWRKGTPLMSYPVESWFIRTTAVRDRMIELNNTINWKPASTGSGRFGTWLENNVDWAISRQRFWGTPLPIWVSDKNPDYLEVIGSVAELKKKAGIGDDKELDLHRPYIDQITWPAPDGGTMRRVPDLIDVWFDSGAMPFAQWHYPFEKTDTFQLNFPADFIAEGVDQTRGWFYTLHALGTMLFDGVAFKNVVSNGLVLDAKGEKMSKTKGNTVNPFDIISQHGADSLRWYMIGNSNPWENLKFNLDGLKETQRKFFNTLLNTYQFFAMYANIDGFRYETGSRIPENQRTELDQWILSRKNTVIGVVDSAFNEYEPTRAVREMEIFMDELSNWYVRRSRRRFWKEGSTHDKQAAYQTLYECLVTLTKLMAPVSPFTSDWLYQNLTGKRESVHLADFPVADQSLILSDLEHRMEMARTISTIVLRLRNKIGHNVRQPLKRILIPVRDRHERRELDKVRDVILDEINVKQIDYIEDDAGIVQKSAKPNFKVLGPRFGKAMGAVAEAVKSLSPSQLTELEQRGEVNVMVNGTNELLTSAEIEVVRKDVEGWLVETEGRLTVALDTELTPDLLDEGLAREFINRVQNMRKDSGFEVTDRITIRVSASDRLTSAIRSRQDWIMKETLATTLLFEVEETGILRELQIDSEHCKLALQKNEA; encoded by the coding sequence ATGATGAAATTCCGCGAAATCAGCGATGGCTTGTCGCTTACCGATATTGAAAAGGAAATCCTTTCCTTCTGGAACGATGATCAGACCTTCCGGAAATCCTTACGGACTGGTGAGAACCGGCCTCATTTCACCTTTTACGAAGGTCCGCCAACTGCCAATGGCCGGCCTGGTATTCACCATGTTATGGCCAGGACGGTGAAGGATTTATTTTGCCGGTATAAGACACAAAAGGGATTTAAAGTCGGTCGTAAGGCCGGATGGGACACTCATGGTCTTCCGGTTGAGATCGAGGTGGAAAAGGAACTTGGACTACAGGGACGTGCTCAGGTGGAAAAATACGGCATTGCCGATTACAATGCCCGATGCAAATCGTCCGTTCTGAAATACAAGGATCAATGGAATCAGCTGACCGATATGATGGGATATTGGGTCGATCTGAACGATCCATATATCACCTATGAGAATTCCTATATTGAATCCTGCTGGTGGGCACTGAAAACCCTTTTTGATAAGGGTATGCTTTACAAAGGCTATAAAATTCAGTGGTATTCTCCCGGGTCTGCAACGGTTCTGAGTTCTCATGAAGTTTCGCTCGGCTACAAGGAAGTTCAGGATCCTTCGGTCTATATTTCATTTGTTACCGATGAAGATGCAAGCACGTCTTTTCTGGCCTGGACCACCACACCCTGGACTCTGATTTCGAACATGGCACTGGCTGTTCATCCCAAACTGGACTATGTGAAAATCCGGTTGAAAGAGGATGGCCGGCAATACTGGTTGGCTGCGGCACGGCTTTCGGTGATCAAAGAAGACTATGAGGTAATTGAAACCGTTAAGGGGACTGATTTGGTTGGTAAAACCTATCAGCCTCTGTTCGATTACGCACTGAAAGAAGTGGGGAAGGAACGTGCCTGGCGTGTCATCGCAGCCGATTTTGTGACCACCGAAGACGGAACCGGAATTGTTCACCAGGCGCCAGCCTACGGTGCGGATGACTATGACGTCACACAGAAAAACGGCATTCCTCTGTACAATCCCATCAACCGGGATGGTTGCTTCGAGGAAAAAATCGATTTGGTAAAAGGCCTTTGGTTTAAGGATGCCGATAAGGTAATTGCCCGGAATCTGAAGGAAAGGGGCCATCTGTACCGGCATGAAACCTACCTTCACAACTATCCCATGGACTGGCGGAAGGGAACCCCGCTGATGTCCTATCCTGTCGAATCCTGGTTTATCAGAACAACCGCGGTTCGTGACCGGATGATTGAACTGAACAATACCATTAACTGGAAACCTGCCAGCACAGGATCAGGACGATTTGGAACCTGGCTTGAAAACAATGTGGATTGGGCCATTTCGCGCCAGCGGTTCTGGGGAACCCCGCTGCCCATCTGGGTCAGTGACAAAAATCCGGATTATCTGGAAGTGATCGGATCGGTGGCTGAACTGAAGAAAAAGGCCGGTATTGGCGATGATAAAGAACTGGATCTTCACCGGCCATACATTGACCAGATCACCTGGCCGGCACCCGATGGCGGCACCATGCGTCGCGTTCCCGACCTGATCGATGTCTGGTTCGATTCCGGGGCCATGCCATTTGCACAATGGCACTATCCGTTTGAAAAAACCGACACGTTTCAACTGAATTTTCCGGCCGATTTCATTGCTGAAGGTGTCGATCAGACCCGGGGGTGGTTCTATACCCTCCATGCGCTTGGCACCATGCTGTTTGATGGGGTCGCTTTTAAAAATGTGGTTTCCAACGGACTGGTTCTCGATGCGAAAGGCGAGAAAATGTCAAAAACCAAGGGAAATACGGTCAATCCCTTCGATATCATCAGTCAGCATGGCGCCGATTCCTTACGCTGGTACATGATCGGAAATTCCAATCCCTGGGAAAATCTGAAATTCAATCTGGACGGACTCAAGGAAACCCAGCGGAAGTTTTTCAATACCCTGCTGAATACCTATCAGTTTTTTGCCATGTACGCCAACATCGATGGTTTCAGATATGAAACGGGATCACGCATTCCGGAAAACCAGCGGACCGAGTTGGATCAGTGGATTCTTTCGAGGAAGAATACAGTTATCGGGGTGGTCGATTCGGCCTTTAATGAATACGAGCCCACGCGGGCGGTCCGTGAAATGGAAATTTTCATGGATGAACTGTCTAATTGGTATGTCCGCCGCAGCCGGCGCCGGTTCTGGAAAGAGGGAAGCACCCACGATAAACAGGCCGCCTACCAGACCTTGTATGAGTGTCTGGTTACCCTGACGAAACTGATGGCTCCTGTGTCGCCGTTCACATCGGACTGGTTGTATCAGAATCTGACCGGTAAGCGGGAATCGGTTCATCTGGCCGACTTTCCGGTTGCTGATCAGTCCCTGATTTTGTCTGATCTGGAACATCGGATGGAGATGGCACGTACGATTTCAACCATTGTGCTCCGTCTGAGAAATAAAATCGGTCACAACGTGCGTCAACCCCTGAAGCGGATTTTGATTCCTGTTCGGGACCGTCATGAGCGCAGGGAACTGGATAAAGTGCGTGATGTGATTCTGGACGAAATAAACGTTAAGCAAATTGATTATATTGAAGATGACGCCGGGATTGTTCAGAAATCGGCCAAACCGAATTTCAAAGTCCTGGGTCCGCGGTTCGGAAAGGCCATGGGTGCAGTGGCCGAGGCGGTTAAATCGCTCAGTCCCTCCCAGCTTACCGAACTGGAGCAACGTGGAGAAGTGAACGTGATGGTCAACGGAACCAACGAACTTCTCACCAGTGCAGAAATCGAAGTCGTCCGGAAGGATGTGGAAGGCTGGCTGGTGGAAACTGAAGGTCGTCTGACGGTGGCTCTTGACACCGAACTGACTCCTGACCTGCTCGATGAAGGTCTGGCCCGCGAGTTTATTAACCGGGTTCAGAACATGCGCAAAGACTCCGGTTTCGAAGTTACCGACCGAATCACCATCCGGGTTTCAGCCAGTGACCGTCTGACCAGTGCCATCCGTTCGCGTCAGGACTGGATTATGAAGGAAACTCTGGCCACCACCCTGCTGTTCGAGGTGGAGGAAACCGGGATTCTGAGGGAGTTGCAAATTGACAGTGAACATTGTAAACTTGCGCTTCAAAAAAATGAAGCCTGA
- a CDS encoding thioredoxin family protein: protein MKTTLLIILLGFLSLPLAAQQTKPTIYNPAADAKAEIALAVSQAKASGKHVFIQVGGNWCGWCIRFHNLTTQDAQLDSAFNANFVRVKLNYSEENRNLPLLAEYGFPQRFGFPVFLVLDGDGKLIHTQNSAYLEEGKGHSKAKILEFIAHWGPAAFDPSRYKDE, encoded by the coding sequence ATGAAAACAACCTTACTTATTATCCTTCTCGGCTTCCTGAGCCTGCCTCTTGCAGCCCAGCAAACAAAACCAACCATTTACAATCCGGCCGCCGATGCAAAGGCAGAGATCGCGCTTGCAGTTTCCCAGGCCAAAGCATCCGGAAAACATGTCTTCATTCAGGTGGGGGGTAACTGGTGCGGGTGGTGCATCCGGTTTCATAATCTGACCACACAGGACGCACAACTGGATTCTGCTTTTAACGCCAATTTTGTGCGTGTGAAACTGAATTACAGCGAAGAAAACAGGAATCTGCCTTTACTGGCAGAATACGGTTTCCCTCAGCGGTTCGGATTCCCTGTCTTTCTGGTTCTCGATGGAGATGGAAAACTCATTCATACCCAGAACTCGGCCTACCTTGAAGAAGGAAAGGGTCACAGCAAGGCAAAAATCCTCGAATTTATTGCTCATTGGGGGCCGGCTGCCTTTGATCCATCCCGGTACAAGGATGAATGA
- a CDS encoding TatD family hydrolase, whose product MSPLTDVHSHFPAAGFKGIRIFNWNPEHSSPSDGWFSAGLHPWNVENPSAGDWWKSVLSVVVEPRCLAIGETGIDRYRPIPVPLQTEWFTRHLSLARETGKPLIVHNVRGHQDLIPLLKKSPHPVVLHGFRGNESVTSQWLRLPSVWFSAGSILLRAGSDQQASFRMIPRHRLLLESDDRQTPIEETLLWLAGCRQENPILIQEQVYFNFITLFPSVVT is encoded by the coding sequence ATGAGTCCGCTGACGGACGTTCACAGTCATTTTCCTGCGGCCGGATTTAAAGGAATCCGCATTTTTAACTGGAATCCGGAACATTCTTCCCCATCCGATGGCTGGTTCTCGGCCGGGCTGCACCCGTGGAACGTGGAAAATCCGTCTGCCGGTGACTGGTGGAAATCTGTTTTATCGGTCGTGGTTGAACCCCGCTGTCTGGCCATTGGCGAAACCGGCATTGACCGGTACCGGCCTATTCCGGTCCCCCTTCAGACGGAATGGTTTACCAGACATCTTTCGCTGGCCCGGGAAACCGGAAAGCCCCTGATTGTTCATAATGTCAGGGGACATCAGGATCTGATCCCGTTGCTGAAGAAATCTCCCCATCCGGTGGTCCTTCACGGATTCAGGGGAAATGAATCGGTAACGTCACAATGGCTCCGGCTTCCTTCTGTCTGGTTTTCGGCCGGTTCAATCCTTCTGCGAGCGGGTTCCGATCAGCAGGCCTCTTTCCGGATGATTCCACGACACAGGCTTCTTCTTGAAAGTGACGACCGGCAAACACCCATTGAAGAAACGCTTCTGTGGCTTGCCGGTTGCCGTCAGGAAAATCCGATCCTGATTCAGGAACAGGTCTATTTTAATTTTATCACCCTTTTTCCTTCGGTGGTTACATGA
- a CDS encoding tRNA threonylcarbamoyladenosine dehydratase: MSLVPEWQTRTELLVGADTISKLGNKHVLLVGLGGVGSFAAEFIARAGIGRMTIADGDRVVPSNRNRQLPALVSTTGKLKADIMRDRLLDINPDLQLEINTEYLKDEKMIHLVQKHPYDLVVDCIDTLAPKVFFIYHAINAGLPLVSSMGAGGKIDPARIRISDLAHSYNCTLAQMVRKRLHRLGVRSGFPVVFSPEPIDKSKLLPNLTDQNKKSTIGTISYMPAAFGMYIASVAIRKLADLPVPELEELPVKGKMKGKG; this comes from the coding sequence ATGAGTCTGGTTCCGGAATGGCAGACGAGAACGGAATTACTGGTCGGTGCAGACACCATTTCCAAACTGGGAAACAAGCATGTTCTGCTGGTTGGTCTGGGCGGAGTGGGTTCCTTTGCTGCCGAGTTTATTGCCCGCGCCGGTATCGGCCGGATGACCATTGCGGATGGGGACCGCGTGGTTCCATCGAACCGGAACCGGCAGTTGCCTGCTTTGGTCAGCACCACCGGAAAATTGAAAGCAGACATCATGCGGGACCGGTTGCTCGATATTAATCCAGACCTTCAACTTGAAATCAACACTGAGTATCTGAAGGATGAAAAAATGATTCATCTGGTTCAGAAACACCCCTATGATCTGGTTGTGGATTGTATTGATACCCTGGCTCCCAAGGTTTTCTTCATTTATCATGCTATAAATGCCGGCCTGCCATTGGTAAGTTCGATGGGAGCAGGGGGAAAAATCGACCCGGCCAGAATCCGGATTTCAGATCTGGCCCATTCATACAATTGCACGCTTGCCCAAATGGTGCGGAAACGGCTTCACCGGTTGGGTGTCCGGTCCGGATTTCCGGTGGTATTTTCTCCCGAGCCCATTGATAAATCGAAACTGCTTCCGAATCTGACCGATCAGAATAAAAAGTCTACCATCGGTACGATTTCTTACATGCCCGCTGCCTTTGGAATGTACATCGCCTCTGTAGCCATCAGAAAACTGGCAGATTTACCGGTCCCCGAGCTGGAAGAGTTGCCGGTAAAGGGAAAGATGAAGGGAAAAGGGTAG
- the rho gene encoding transcription termination factor Rho translates to MDINVLKLKKITELHEIAKSLGLQNYNDLRKQELIFKIVEQQSKKDTENQETGVILNSGVLETLPDGYGFLRSPDYNYLPSPDDIYVSPSQIKRFNLRTGDTVLGQVRPPKEGERFFALLRVDKVNDLDPDRTRDRVLFDNLTPLYAEKRLSLESAPGDYSLRIMDLFTPVGKGQRGLITAQPKTGKTVLLQKIANAILRNSPEVVLIVLLIDERPEEVTDMERTVNAEVIASTFDEPPERHVQVSDMVLEKARRLVEAKKDVVILLDSITRLARAYNVVVPHSGKILSGGLDSNALHRPKRFFGAARNVEEGGSLTIIATALIDTGSRMDDVIFEEFKGTGNMEIILDRRLSDRRIFPAIDLLRSGTRKEELLIPPEDLNRIWILRKILSDMNPIEAMEFLLDKMRGTKNNREFLRSMNG, encoded by the coding sequence ATGGATATTAACGTCCTCAAATTAAAAAAAATCACTGAACTGCATGAAATTGCCAAATCACTTGGCCTGCAGAATTATAATGACCTTCGCAAACAGGAACTGATCTTTAAGATTGTTGAACAACAATCGAAAAAAGATACTGAAAATCAGGAAACGGGTGTCATTCTCAACTCAGGGGTTCTGGAAACTCTTCCTGACGGATATGGCTTCCTTCGCAGTCCAGATTATAACTATCTGCCGAGTCCGGATGACATTTATGTTTCCCCCTCGCAGATTAAACGTTTCAACCTTCGTACCGGTGATACCGTGCTGGGACAGGTTCGTCCCCCGAAGGAAGGCGAACGCTTTTTTGCCCTGCTCCGGGTAGATAAGGTCAATGATCTTGATCCGGACCGTACCCGTGACCGTGTGCTTTTCGATAACTTAACGCCTCTCTATGCGGAAAAAAGACTCTCCCTTGAGTCGGCTCCCGGCGATTATTCACTTCGGATCATGGATTTGTTCACACCAGTTGGGAAAGGTCAGCGGGGATTGATCACCGCCCAGCCGAAGACGGGTAAAACCGTGTTGCTGCAAAAAATTGCCAATGCCATTCTGCGGAACAGTCCCGAGGTGGTCCTGATCGTGTTGCTTATTGATGAGCGGCCAGAGGAAGTGACCGATATGGAACGCACGGTCAATGCCGAAGTCATTGCTTCGACCTTTGATGAGCCACCCGAGCGCCACGTTCAGGTTTCCGACATGGTACTGGAAAAAGCCCGCCGTCTCGTTGAGGCAAAGAAGGATGTGGTGATTCTGCTCGATTCCATCACCCGTCTGGCCCGCGCCTATAACGTTGTGGTTCCCCACTCGGGTAAGATTCTTTCTGGTGGATTGGATTCCAATGCCTTACATCGCCCGAAACGGTTTTTCGGTGCAGCCCGGAATGTGGAAGAAGGCGGATCGCTTACCATCATCGCCACTGCCCTGATCGATACCGGAAGCCGGATGGATGATGTGATTTTTGAAGAGTTCAAGGGAACCGGTAACATGGAAATCATTCTGGACCGTCGTCTTTCCGACCGACGGATTTTCCCGGCCATCGATCTTCTCCGGTCAGGTACACGGAAGGAAGAATTGCTCATTCCGCCCGAAGATCTGAACCGGATCTGGATTCTGAGGAAAATTCTTTCTGATATGAACCCCATCGAAGCCATGGAATTTCTGCTCGATAAAATGCGCGGAACAAAAAACAACCGCGAATTTCTGCGAAGCATGAACGGGTAA
- a CDS encoding bifunctional folylpolyglutamate synthase/dihydrofolate synthase, with protein sequence MVNRDHLIGFLRDRIWFGIKPGLEGMHSILSELGYPERAYPVIHVAGTNGKGSTCSYLSAGLQSAGLKVGLYTSPHIRYLNERIRLNASMIPDEEFLEGLAHVEPLALRLNLTFFETVTAVAFWWFAQKQVDVVVLETGMGGRLDATNVVDPDCSVITSIGLDHQQYLGTTIAAIAREKAGIIKTGKPVFCGPVPREALDVITEVAREKEAHLQVMEESDDPFLLKNRRLAEHILHGWFAGRQIPLPVGFRDHLDRFTTLTGLEGRFHTIPVNHKTWIFDAAHNPDGIKALQKAWNHEFPHTEPVFLFGCVGDKSVSDMLEGLKGWVTSLDLLVPEPARGMTAERLSEEATTHGFSFRSHQNAMGAIHALADRQDRRPVLVAGSLYLLGNVFSALETAGWVKKSPSGLTIYQ encoded by the coding sequence ATGGTGAACCGTGACCACCTGATCGGGTTTCTGCGGGACCGGATCTGGTTTGGTATCAAACCCGGATTGGAGGGCATGCATTCCATCCTGTCAGAACTTGGTTATCCGGAGCGTGCCTATCCGGTGATTCATGTTGCCGGAACCAATGGGAAGGGAAGTACCTGTAGTTATCTGTCGGCCGGTTTGCAGAGTGCAGGTCTGAAAGTCGGTTTATATACGTCTCCCCACATCCGCTACCTGAATGAGCGGATCCGCCTGAATGCCTCCATGATTCCGGATGAGGAATTTCTGGAAGGATTGGCTCATGTTGAACCGCTGGCCCTGCGGCTGAATCTGACCTTCTTTGAAACAGTCACCGCTGTGGCCTTCTGGTGGTTTGCCCAAAAACAGGTCGATGTGGTTGTGCTTGAAACCGGAATGGGTGGCCGTCTGGATGCGACCAATGTGGTTGATCCGGATTGTTCGGTGATCACCTCGATCGGCCTCGATCATCAGCAATACCTGGGAACTACCATTGCTGCCATTGCCAGGGAAAAAGCCGGGATTATTAAAACAGGGAAGCCTGTTTTCTGCGGACCTGTGCCCCGGGAAGCACTTGATGTTATCACCGAGGTGGCCCGTGAAAAAGAGGCCCATTTGCAGGTCATGGAAGAATCCGATGACCCCTTTCTGCTGAAAAACCGTCGTTTGGCCGAACATATCCTGCATGGGTGGTTTGCCGGAAGACAGATACCGCTTCCCGTCGGATTCAGGGATCATCTGGACCGGTTTACCACTCTCACTGGCCTGGAGGGACGGTTTCATACCATACCGGTTAACCATAAAACCTGGATTTTCGATGCCGCCCACAATCCGGATGGGATCAAAGCCCTGCAAAAGGCATGGAACCATGAGTTTCCTCATACAGAACCTGTTTTTCTGTTTGGGTGTGTGGGGGACAAATCGGTTTCTGATATGTTGGAAGGCCTGAAGGGATGGGTGACTTCCCTGGACCTGCTGGTTCCCGAACCAGCACGTGGAATGACGGCTGAACGCCTGTCCGAAGAAGCAACCACACATGGTTTTTCTTTCCGGTCTCATCAAAACGCCATGGGGGCAATCCATGCACTTGCTGACCGGCAGGATCGGAGACCCGTTCTGGTTGCCGGCAGTCTGTACCTGTTGGGGAACGTATTTTCGGCCCTGGAAACGGCCGGATGGGTAAAAAAATCGCCCTCAGGCTTGACTATTTATCAGTAA